Proteins co-encoded in one Dyella humicola genomic window:
- a CDS encoding MFS transporter, whose protein sequence is MSAVSSKWALFALSVAAFAIGTTEFVIMGLLPEVAGDLHVSIPSAGLLVSGYALGVAAGAPVLAALTARMERRNALLLLLGLFIVGNALCAVAPNYGVLMVARVVAAFCHGSFFGIGAVVASHIVPRDQAARAIALMFTGLTLANVLGVPFGTFLGQWAGWRSTFGAVTGLGVVAAMAVWRLVPALPDLPMPHMRRELVVLRQPQVLLALAMTVLGFGGVFTVFTYIAPILQQQSHVSVGATGWVLVLFGAGTTVGNMLGGRLADWRLMSSLVGVLVVLALIMLAFTWTMHDTTAAIITVFVWGVAAFATVPLLQMRVVQQAGDGPHLASTLNIGAFNLGNAIGAFIGGSMIDLGFGLPSVSIAGAVVTVLGLLVTLASVALGRRQTTAMGVAVASA, encoded by the coding sequence ATGAGCGCCGTTTCCTCCAAATGGGCACTGTTCGCCCTATCCGTGGCGGCCTTTGCCATAGGCACTACCGAATTCGTGATCATGGGTCTGTTGCCGGAAGTGGCCGGCGACCTGCATGTCAGCATTCCCTCGGCGGGTCTGCTGGTATCGGGCTATGCGCTGGGCGTGGCGGCAGGGGCACCCGTGCTGGCCGCGCTCACCGCCCGGATGGAACGCCGCAACGCCTTGCTGCTGTTGCTGGGCCTGTTTATCGTCGGCAATGCGCTTTGTGCCGTGGCACCGAACTATGGCGTGCTGATGGTGGCGCGTGTGGTCGCCGCGTTCTGTCACGGCTCGTTCTTTGGCATCGGCGCGGTCGTGGCGTCGCATATCGTGCCGCGTGATCAGGCGGCACGCGCCATCGCCCTGATGTTTACCGGCTTGACCCTGGCCAATGTGCTGGGCGTACCGTTTGGCACCTTTCTCGGCCAATGGGCCGGTTGGCGCTCGACCTTCGGGGCGGTCACCGGGTTGGGCGTGGTGGCGGCCATGGCCGTATGGCGGCTGGTGCCGGCATTGCCGGATCTCCCCATGCCGCACATGCGTCGCGAACTGGTGGTGTTGCGACAACCCCAGGTGTTGCTCGCACTGGCGATGACGGTGCTTGGTTTTGGCGGCGTGTTCACCGTCTTCACTTATATCGCGCCGATTCTTCAACAGCAGTCCCATGTGAGCGTTGGCGCCACGGGTTGGGTGCTGGTGCTGTTCGGTGCCGGCACGACGGTGGGCAACATGCTTGGCGGCCGGCTGGCCGACTGGCGCCTGATGTCGTCGCTGGTCGGCGTGCTGGTGGTGCTGGCCCTGATCATGTTGGCATTCACCTGGACCATGCATGACACCACGGCGGCCATCATCACGGTATTCGTTTGGGGCGTTGCGGCGTTCGCCACGGTGCCGCTGTTGCAGATGCGCGTCGTGCAGCAGGCCGGCGACGGGCCGCATCTGGCATCGACGCTCAATATCGGCGCGTTCAATCTGGGCAATGCGATCGGCGCTTTTATCGGCGGTTCGATGATCGATCTCGGTTTTGGACTGCCGTCGGTCAGCATCGCCGGTGCCGTGGTCACCGTACTCGGTTTGCTGGTCACGCTGGCCAGCGTGGCGCTGGGGCGTCGTCAAACCACGGCCATGGGGGTGGCCGTCGCCAGCGCTTAG
- a CDS encoding energy transducer TonB translates to MSSASLAVPRIAHPDSVRIAALSAAIALNLAALLAVMRPLAPHLAEQVQRLADMQIHWVTTPPEVKPPPTLDIKPLVQPKPMAHPQVQPRPVVAPEPMASDDSPMAVPTVTPTMVSDAPDTGAQAAPVEATLAYKAVPLKYPPQALHAHMEGTVLLRVLVDEQGVPQDVVIAKSSGYALLDRSAREQVLKGWKFEPAMANGRAIRAWARVPVSFNLNEL, encoded by the coding sequence ATGTCGTCCGCAAGCCTGGCTGTACCCCGTATTGCCCATCCCGATAGCGTGCGCATCGCCGCGCTCAGTGCCGCCATCGCGCTCAATCTCGCCGCCCTGCTCGCCGTCATGCGGCCCCTGGCGCCTCACCTCGCCGAACAGGTCCAGCGCTTGGCCGACATGCAGATCCACTGGGTCACGACGCCGCCCGAAGTAAAGCCGCCGCCAACACTCGACATAAAACCCCTGGTCCAGCCCAAGCCCATGGCCCATCCGCAGGTGCAGCCACGGCCCGTGGTCGCGCCAGAGCCGATGGCGAGCGACGACAGCCCCATGGCGGTACCGACCGTTACGCCCACGATGGTCTCCGATGCACCCGACACCGGAGCGCAGGCAGCGCCGGTCGAAGCCACCCTCGCCTACAAGGCGGTCCCCCTGAAGTATCCGCCACAGGCATTGCACGCACACATGGAAGGCACCGTCTTGCTGAGAGTGCTGGTGGATGAGCAAGGCGTGCCGCAGGACGTGGTGATTGCCAAAAGCAGCGGCTATGCCCTGCTCGATCGCAGCGCGCGCGAGCAGGTGCTGAAAGGCTGGAAGTTTGAACCCGCCATGGCTAACGGACGCGCCATACGCGCGTGGGCGCGAGTGCCGGTCAGCTTCAACCTCAACGAGCTTTGA
- a CDS encoding cysteine dioxygenase, whose protein sequence is MQHLKALRDIAFSCGVGEHPDLASMARELSRMVYQHRQSLNDDLADLRTHNKGFERWLVAMRSKPDITVLVNAWPSNHATPIHDHGGLWGLELALHGALEVESWERDPQGRSLRPVGRDWLGPGDASWFDADDHYAHRCRNLSRHDTALTLHVYGGDLAQYFTYERTGETGQWLTRPQRSAIAGHLHA, encoded by the coding sequence ATGCAACACCTGAAGGCGCTGCGTGACATCGCATTTTCCTGTGGTGTAGGCGAGCATCCGGACCTTGCCTCGATGGCAAGAGAGCTCAGCCGCATGGTGTATCAGCACCGGCAGTCGCTGAACGACGACCTGGCCGATCTGCGTACACATAACAAGGGCTTCGAGCGTTGGCTGGTTGCCATGCGTAGCAAGCCGGACATCACCGTGCTGGTGAACGCCTGGCCTTCCAACCATGCCACCCCAATCCACGACCATGGCGGCCTGTGGGGGCTGGAGCTGGCCTTGCATGGCGCGCTCGAAGTGGAGTCGTGGGAACGCGACCCGCAGGGCCGCTCCCTGAGACCCGTGGGACGCGACTGGCTGGGCCCCGGCGATGCCAGCTGGTTCGATGCCGATGATCACTATGCGCATCGCTGCCGCAATCTCTCCCGGCACGACACCGCATTGACGCTTCACGTCTACGGTGGCGATCTGGCACAGTACTTCACTTACGAAAGAACCGGGGAAACCGGTCAATGGCTCACCAGGCCGCAGCGCAGCGCCATCGCTGGGCACCTGCACGCCTGA
- a CDS encoding universal stress protein: MSAIDLLLHLDHCDLDVPAPRAAMALAQRLGARLDALYVADLPAAAFSLPEAVPVQLEETQRRVAEAHTHAIPWQQLLGAHGLTGAWRVTQGDTVQTVSQAASGYDFLIMERSQQRSDAPVGFGSVSRCVFASGRPVLVVPDLAPVADIGARVLVAWNGSRESALALAAALPILQKADDVLVLDGSAMNEDLLPVLPPPGLADWLQRHGIRARLEVFDSGPSHAAGPAVLDAAHKHGADLIVMGAWSRSRLAQMMLGGTTRHLFMHGDVPMLVAH; this comes from the coding sequence ATGTCAGCCATCGATCTGCTGTTGCATCTGGACCATTGTGACCTGGACGTACCCGCCCCGCGTGCCGCCATGGCACTGGCTCAACGCCTGGGTGCGCGGCTGGACGCGCTTTACGTGGCCGACCTGCCCGCCGCTGCCTTCAGCCTGCCGGAGGCAGTCCCCGTGCAACTGGAAGAAACCCAGCGGCGGGTCGCCGAAGCCCATACGCACGCGATCCCCTGGCAACAACTGCTCGGCGCCCACGGCTTGACCGGTGCCTGGCGGGTCACCCAGGGGGACACCGTGCAAACCGTCAGTCAGGCCGCCTCCGGCTACGATTTCCTGATCATGGAACGCAGTCAGCAGCGCAGCGACGCGCCCGTGGGTTTTGGATCGGTGTCGCGTTGCGTCTTCGCCAGCGGCCGGCCAGTGCTGGTCGTGCCGGATCTGGCACCCGTCGCCGACATCGGCGCCCGTGTGCTGGTGGCATGGAACGGCAGCCGCGAATCTGCCCTCGCGCTCGCCGCGGCCCTACCCATCCTGCAGAAAGCGGACGACGTGCTGGTACTGGACGGCAGCGCAATGAATGAGGACCTGTTGCCCGTTCTACCGCCGCCCGGACTCGCCGATTGGCTGCAACGTCACGGCATCCGTGCACGCCTGGAGGTCTTCGATAGCGGCCCCAGCCACGCCGCTGGCCCCGCCGTGCTGGACGCGGCGCACAAGCACGGTGCCGACCTTATCGTGATGGGCGCATGGAGCCGCTCGCGGCTTGCCCAGATGATGTTGGGCGGCACGACCCGGCACCTGTTCATGCACGGGGATGTGCCGATGCTGGTTGCGCACTGA
- a CDS encoding LysR family transcriptional regulator translates to MVDFEDMRLFVRAVTDGSLSAAGRELGLSPAAASKRLNRLEQALGVRLMQRSSRRLTLTGEGSIYYERCLAIIADVDDANSAVGLGQLEVRGQLHVSASVDMGRQYIGPIAADFAAQHPQLTLRLTNTDAMLDLFEHGVDVAVRGGNLTDSRLVSRRLARNFRVVCAAPSYLARRGRPSSADELSQHDCLMLHRPGHGILPWILQTPEGPRTLRIDASITCDNGDLMRTLAVAGHGLAFKSAWDIADDVRAGRLVPLLADVILPEANFYAIYPSRCYLPARIRLFVDHLQHQLEQRESDVLNTVRHAMT, encoded by the coding sequence ATGGTCGATTTCGAAGACATGCGGCTGTTTGTCCGCGCGGTTACCGATGGCAGCCTCTCGGCCGCCGGGCGGGAGCTCGGCTTGTCCCCCGCCGCCGCCAGCAAGCGCCTCAACCGGCTGGAGCAGGCGCTGGGGGTAAGGCTCATGCAGCGCAGCTCACGCCGTCTCACGCTGACCGGAGAAGGCAGCATCTATTACGAACGCTGCCTGGCCATCATTGCCGACGTGGACGACGCCAATTCGGCGGTCGGCCTGGGGCAACTGGAGGTGCGCGGGCAGCTGCATGTATCCGCCTCGGTCGATATGGGCCGACAGTACATCGGCCCGATCGCGGCCGACTTCGCCGCCCAGCACCCGCAATTGACGCTACGCCTGACCAACACCGACGCGATGCTCGACCTGTTCGAGCATGGCGTGGACGTGGCCGTTCGCGGCGGCAACCTCACCGATTCGCGACTGGTCTCGCGCCGGCTCGCGCGCAACTTCCGCGTGGTGTGCGCGGCGCCTTCCTACCTGGCCCGACGCGGCCGCCCGTCCAGCGCCGACGAGCTGTCGCAGCACGACTGCCTGATGCTGCATCGCCCGGGACACGGCATCCTGCCGTGGATCCTGCAAACGCCGGAAGGCCCCCGCACCCTGCGCATCGACGCCAGCATTACCTGCGACAACGGCGACCTGATGCGCACGTTGGCGGTGGCCGGCCATGGCCTCGCCTTCAAGTCCGCCTGGGATATCGCCGACGATGTGCGCGCCGGAAGGCTGGTGCCGCTGCTGGCCGATGTGATCCTGCCGGAGGCAAACTTCTACGCGATCTATCCCAGTCGTTGCTACCTCCCGGCACGCATCCGTCTTTTCGTCGATCATCTGCAGCACCAGTTGGAGCAGCGCGAAAGCGATGTACTGAATACCGTACGCCACGCCATGACCTGA
- a CDS encoding zinc-binding alcohol dehydrogenase family protein, with amino-acid sequence MKAVAYRHSLPVTDPQSLLDVDLPAPIAQGRDLLVKVEAVSVNPVDTKIRMRTDPQGADKVLGWDAAGTVVAIGADVSLFKPGDAVYYAGAIDRSGSNAELHLVDERIVGRKPASLDFAQAAAMPLTTITAWELLFDRLGVPRGSTARGGVVLVVGGAGGVGSMAIQLARRLTNLTVIATASRDDSRAWVRDMGAHHVIDHRGDLVAQVKAISPPGVDYVLSLTHTEQHFPALVELLKPQGKLGLIDDPATPLDIRLMKSKSLSLHWEFMYTRSLHHTDDMQAQHVLLDEVANLVDAGVLRSSLRENLGTINAANLRRAHAQVESASTIGKLVLGGFA; translated from the coding sequence ATGAAAGCCGTCGCTTATCGACATAGCCTGCCGGTCACCGATCCGCAAAGTCTGCTGGATGTCGACTTGCCCGCGCCGATCGCACAGGGGCGCGACTTGCTGGTAAAGGTCGAAGCCGTTTCGGTCAATCCCGTCGACACCAAGATACGCATGCGCACCGATCCGCAGGGAGCGGACAAGGTGCTTGGCTGGGATGCTGCCGGTACGGTGGTGGCGATCGGTGCGGACGTCAGTTTGTTCAAGCCGGGCGATGCGGTCTATTACGCGGGTGCCATCGACCGCTCCGGCAGCAATGCCGAGCTTCATCTCGTCGATGAACGCATCGTGGGGCGCAAACCGGCCTCGCTGGATTTTGCTCAGGCGGCGGCGATGCCGCTTACGACCATCACCGCATGGGAGCTTCTGTTCGATCGCCTTGGCGTGCCACGCGGAAGTACGGCACGCGGCGGTGTCGTGCTGGTGGTCGGCGGAGCCGGTGGTGTGGGTTCCATGGCGATCCAGCTGGCGCGCCGCCTGACCAACCTCACCGTCATCGCTACGGCGTCGCGCGACGACAGCCGCGCGTGGGTAAGGGACATGGGGGCGCATCATGTGATCGATCATCGCGGCGACCTCGTCGCCCAGGTCAAGGCCATCTCGCCGCCAGGCGTCGACTATGTGTTGAGCCTCACCCATACGGAGCAACACTTTCCCGCGCTGGTGGAGCTGCTCAAGCCGCAGGGCAAACTGGGTCTGATCGACGACCCGGCAACGCCGCTGGACATCCGACTGATGAAATCCAAGAGCCTCTCGTTGCATTGGGAGTTCATGTATACGCGTTCGCTGCATCATACGGATGACATGCAGGCGCAGCACGTATTGCTGGATGAAGTCGCCAATCTGGTGGATGCCGGCGTGCTGCGAAGCAGCTTGCGTGAAAACCTCGGCACCATCAATGCGGCGAACCTGCGCCGCGCGCATGCGCAGGTGGAGAGCGCCAGCACGATCGGCAAGCTCGTGCTCGGCGGTTTTGCCTAA
- a CDS encoding FAD/NAD(P)-binding protein, which produces MYRRVAIIGGGAAAAALLSELLERQPAQPLHLDWYTGGDTSARGVAYGTRSDRHLLNVRAASMSMFVAKPRGFLDFAQRGDHTIAGTDFLPRRLYGDYLEAEMARALENARDAGHDIRVLPFAVEAVVPENEGVTILHGEENSRVDAAVLALGSLPPLPLGGVSEAALESGHYVTEPWGFLASVKPDSRPLKVVLIGLGLTAVDVLLELSAQWPNAQFTAISRHGLLPESHLEAASAPVDDSSDLIESMRDAPDIRTWVRLLRETAAQSSDWRTVIDSLRPHTPSLWRLLPLAERARFLRHARWAWERVRHRMAPQVMTSMVELEVDGRLQRRRGRLQAVDVAGGKLHLDIRSPRDGTISSMDADVVIQTVGLNTDVRRTKHRLIRQLATNGHVTPDPLGLGCEGTTEGRLQHDGQTWPHLYAIGTLLRGTLWESTAMPEIRQQARNLADRILSP; this is translated from the coding sequence ATGTATCGAAGGGTCGCCATTATCGGCGGCGGCGCGGCAGCGGCAGCGCTGCTAAGCGAGCTGCTGGAACGCCAGCCGGCGCAGCCGTTGCATCTGGACTGGTACACCGGCGGCGACACGTCGGCGCGTGGCGTCGCCTATGGCACACGTTCGGACCGGCATCTGCTGAACGTGCGTGCAGCATCGATGAGCATGTTCGTCGCCAAGCCGCGCGGCTTCCTCGACTTTGCCCAGCGTGGCGATCACACCATTGCGGGAACCGACTTCCTGCCGCGACGTCTCTACGGCGACTACCTGGAAGCGGAAATGGCACGCGCACTGGAAAACGCTCGCGACGCTGGCCATGACATACGCGTGCTGCCGTTTGCGGTCGAAGCTGTGGTCCCGGAAAACGAAGGTGTCACCATCCTTCATGGTGAGGAGAACAGTCGCGTCGACGCCGCCGTACTCGCACTGGGATCGCTGCCGCCACTGCCCCTGGGTGGCGTGAGCGAAGCGGCCCTCGAGAGCGGCCACTACGTGACCGAACCGTGGGGTTTCCTCGCCTCGGTAAAGCCCGACAGCCGACCGCTCAAAGTGGTGCTGATTGGTCTTGGCCTCACCGCGGTGGATGTGCTTCTAGAGCTATCCGCGCAATGGCCGAATGCGCAATTCACTGCCATATCGCGACACGGCTTGTTGCCGGAGTCGCATCTGGAAGCGGCTTCCGCACCCGTGGATGACAGCAGCGACCTGATCGAATCGATGCGCGATGCGCCGGATATTCGCACTTGGGTCCGTCTGCTGCGCGAAACCGCGGCGCAGAGCAGCGACTGGCGCACGGTCATCGACAGCCTGCGTCCGCATACGCCATCGTTGTGGCGCCTGCTTCCCCTGGCCGAACGGGCGCGTTTCCTGCGCCATGCGCGCTGGGCCTGGGAGCGTGTGCGTCATCGCATGGCACCTCAAGTCATGACATCGATGGTGGAGCTGGAAGTCGACGGCCGGCTGCAACGCCGTCGCGGTCGCTTGCAGGCGGTCGATGTGGCCGGCGGCAAACTGCATTTGGATATTCGGTCGCCACGCGATGGCACGATCTCGTCGATGGACGCCGATGTGGTGATCCAGACGGTCGGCCTCAATACCGATGTGCGACGCACCAAGCATCGCCTGATTCGTCAGTTGGCGACCAACGGGCACGTGACACCCGATCCACTTGGGCTGGGCTGCGAAGGAACCACCGAAGGCCGCCTGCAGCATGACGGCCAGACCTGGCCACACCTCTACGCCATCGGCACCCTGCTGCGCGGCACGCTGTGGGAATCCACGGCGATGCCAGAGATCCGCCAGCAGGCACGTAACCTGGCCGACCGCATCCTGAGTCCTTGA
- the cls gene encoding cardiolipin synthase — protein sequence MLSSIIGAVVILLHAAGVLAAMHAVMNTRTPQGAFAWALGLVLLPYVTLVPYLYLGRSRFHGYVDLHRLRREQMQAMAEIQLESTQPTPETCARYAEIAHMLRTRFHAGQKLRLLVNGEAAFDAMLAAISGAKHCVLVQFFIIHDDILGRRLQQVLLERARAKVEICVLYDGIGSHALPHQYVDTLRDAGIAIHPFATQRRSNRFQLNFRNHRKIVVIDGTYGFVGGLNVGDEYLGLKPPLAPWRDTHLQIEGPAVADLQRSFAEDWHWVTGALPPLLSPTLNEGRAHTLVVATGPADRQESCSLFFVAAIHAARRRLWITTPYFVPDQAVMSALRLAVFRGVDVRVLIPSRPDHRTVFLATGLYAHDAVGAGIRIFRYQPGFLHQKVMLIDDDTASIGSMNLDNRSFRLNFEIGALNVDGDFAMQVEAMLLEDFSHAHEVTEAEYLRAPYHQRLAMHVARLFDPVL from the coding sequence ATGCTGAGCAGCATCATCGGTGCCGTCGTCATCCTGCTGCATGCGGCCGGCGTGCTCGCGGCCATGCATGCGGTGATGAACACGCGCACGCCACAAGGCGCGTTCGCGTGGGCGCTCGGCCTGGTATTGCTGCCCTATGTCACCCTGGTGCCCTACCTCTACCTGGGCCGTAGCCGCTTCCATGGCTATGTCGACCTACATCGCCTGCGGCGCGAGCAGATGCAGGCGATGGCCGAAATCCAGCTCGAGTCCACGCAGCCGACACCCGAGACCTGCGCGCGCTACGCCGAAATCGCCCATATGCTGCGCACGCGCTTCCATGCCGGCCAGAAGCTGCGCCTGCTGGTCAATGGCGAGGCCGCGTTCGATGCCATGCTCGCCGCCATCAGCGGGGCGAAGCATTGCGTGCTGGTGCAATTTTTTATCATTCACGACGATATCCTGGGACGGCGGCTGCAACAGGTGTTGCTGGAACGCGCGCGCGCCAAGGTCGAGATATGCGTGCTCTACGACGGCATTGGCAGTCACGCCCTGCCGCATCAGTATGTGGATACGTTGCGCGATGCCGGCATCGCCATCCATCCGTTCGCCACACAGCGGCGCAGCAATCGCTTCCAGCTCAACTTCCGCAACCACCGGAAGATCGTGGTGATCGACGGCACCTATGGCTTTGTCGGTGGCCTCAACGTGGGCGACGAATATCTCGGGCTCAAGCCACCGCTTGCGCCCTGGCGCGATACGCATCTGCAGATCGAAGGGCCAGCCGTTGCCGACCTGCAGCGCAGCTTTGCGGAGGACTGGCATTGGGTCACCGGCGCGTTGCCACCGCTGTTGTCGCCCACGCTCAACGAGGGCCGTGCGCACACGCTGGTTGTCGCCACCGGCCCCGCTGACCGGCAGGAAAGCTGCTCGCTGTTCTTCGTCGCCGCCATTCATGCGGCGCGCAGACGGCTATGGATCACCACGCCGTATTTCGTTCCCGACCAGGCCGTGATGTCGGCCTTGCGTCTAGCCGTGTTTCGCGGCGTGGACGTACGCGTGCTGATTCCGTCGCGGCCCGATCACCGCACCGTGTTTCTCGCCACCGGGCTTTATGCGCACGATGCGGTGGGCGCCGGCATTCGCATCTTCCGCTACCAGCCCGGCTTCCTGCATCAGAAGGTGATGCTGATCGACGACGATACCGCGTCGATTGGCAGCATGAATCTCGACAACCGCTCGTTCCGCCTCAATTTCGAGATCGGCGCGCTCAATGTGGATGGCGATTTCGCCATGCAGGTGGAAGCCATGTTGCTCGAGGACTTCTCACACGCGCACGAGGTGACCGAGGCGGAGTATCTCAGGGCGCCGTATCACCAGCGACTGGCCATGCATGTCGCGCGGCTGTTCGACCCTGTGTTGTAA